One part of the Terrimicrobium sacchariphilum genome encodes these proteins:
- a CDS encoding sensor histidine kinase — protein sequence MFRSALIFLVAIFLPSLVLGWLALRAAGEQNVLIERQAADLHQAQTDAIAADLRQAVEQQQGAFVEQVRQLVAAHGAEAVAENFGSRLGEGGWFGGIPFAISPGGALAYPSISQARQEAGMAAFLAGNSSFLSNAAPAEIYQLPQSAAPAAKNAQSKSLLSSVDWVASRSSKPKETPTQQAATRNISPQKGYESSDAAASSRIAPELSNFQTAIAGAPQGIMARFVQDELQVLFWTKPEARSEWVFGVMLTARQLQEMIAPAFDHLDPSGEHLAVLNDRSRPVLRLPGDFSAEWKHPFVATEIGEVLPHWEVALYLANPGALTKSARLVSITLVLLIMLALGAILAGAYFVSVDIRRQLAIAQKKTDFVSNVSHELKTPLTSIRMFAELLVEGKVTEPEKQSRYLRIIATESERLTRLVNNVLDFARMERKRKVYAMHAVDLHEIIARLWEVESTRLREAGFSVTWDAATGPYPVVCDADAITQVLVNLFSNAEKYAADGREITLATRLEPRDFIAEVKDRGPGIPRAEEEKIFEAFHRVDDSLTSGIQGSGLGLTLARRIICDHGGDLRVLPREGGGCVFTVRLPRKPFDHS from the coding sequence GTGTTTCGCTCCGCCCTCATTTTTCTCGTCGCCATCTTCCTGCCGAGCCTCGTGCTGGGCTGGCTCGCCTTGCGTGCGGCCGGTGAGCAAAACGTCCTGATCGAGCGTCAGGCTGCCGATCTTCACCAGGCCCAGACCGATGCCATCGCTGCGGATTTGCGACAGGCGGTCGAGCAGCAGCAGGGCGCCTTTGTCGAGCAGGTTCGCCAACTGGTCGCTGCGCATGGGGCGGAGGCTGTTGCGGAAAACTTTGGTTCGCGGCTGGGAGAGGGAGGGTGGTTCGGCGGGATCCCCTTCGCGATTTCGCCCGGCGGAGCGCTGGCCTATCCCTCAATCAGCCAGGCGCGGCAGGAGGCGGGCATGGCGGCGTTCCTGGCTGGGAATAGCTCCTTTCTGAGCAACGCTGCTCCGGCCGAAATTTATCAGCTTCCGCAGAGCGCTGCTCCCGCGGCGAAAAACGCCCAGTCCAAGTCCCTGCTTTCTTCCGTGGACTGGGTCGCCAGCAGAAGCTCGAAGCCAAAAGAGACCCCCACGCAGCAGGCCGCGACGCGCAACATCTCGCCCCAGAAAGGGTATGAATCTTCCGACGCAGCGGCATCCTCCAGGATCGCTCCCGAGCTTTCCAACTTTCAGACCGCCATCGCAGGAGCTCCGCAGGGCATCATGGCCCGCTTCGTGCAGGACGAATTACAGGTGCTCTTTTGGACCAAGCCTGAGGCCCGGTCCGAATGGGTGTTTGGGGTGATGCTTACGGCCCGGCAGTTGCAGGAAATGATCGCACCAGCTTTCGATCACCTTGACCCGTCGGGTGAGCATCTCGCCGTTCTCAATGACCGCAGCCGCCCTGTTTTACGACTGCCCGGAGATTTCTCCGCCGAGTGGAAACATCCCTTTGTCGCCACGGAAATCGGCGAGGTGCTGCCACATTGGGAGGTCGCTTTGTATCTGGCTAATCCCGGGGCGCTGACAAAGTCTGCCCGGCTGGTCTCCATTACGCTCGTACTCCTTATCATGCTCGCCCTTGGGGCGATCCTGGCCGGAGCCTATTTTGTTTCTGTCGACATCCGACGTCAGTTGGCGATCGCCCAGAAAAAGACCGACTTTGTTTCCAATGTCTCGCATGAGCTCAAGACGCCCCTGACATCCATCCGGATGTTTGCCGAGCTTCTGGTTGAGGGCAAGGTCACTGAGCCTGAGAAGCAAAGCCGTTACCTTCGCATCATCGCGACCGAGAGCGAACGGCTGACCCGGCTGGTCAACAATGTCCTCGACTTTGCCCGCATGGAGCGCAAGCGCAAGGTCTACGCTATGCATGCGGTCGACCTGCACGAGATTATTGCGCGGCTTTGGGAGGTGGAAAGCACTCGTCTGCGAGAGGCTGGATTCTCCGTGACCTGGGATGCAGCGACCGGTCCGTATCCTGTCGTCTGCGATGCCGATGCCATCACCCAGGTGCTGGTGAATCTCTTCTCCAATGCAGAAAAGTATGCGGCCGATGGTCGGGAAATCACTCTCGCCACGCGCTTGGAACCCCGGGACTTCATTGCCGAGGTGAAAGACCGCGGTCCCGGTATCCCACGGGCCGAGGAGGAGAAAATTTTCGAGGCGTTCCATCGAGTGGACGATTCGCTCACCAGCGGCATCCAGGGTTCCGGCCTCGGGCTGACCCTGGCCCGGCGCATCATTTGTGACCATGGAGGAGATCTGCGTGTCCTGCCCCGCGAGGGTGGAGGGTGTGTCTTCACCGTTCGCCTGCCTCGCAAACCATTCGATCACTCATGA